A genome region from Dolichospermum compactum NIES-806 includes the following:
- a CDS encoding DUF3067 family protein, with protein MTGKELRQLLIDKWGQPYDVQFRRTQGKIFLQIMWKYFGQVSFPMSETDYQDHLDSIANYLNALGGIQQVQTFILETKERPRLGKAVSIPLDLGERASEWIV; from the coding sequence ATGACCGGAAAGGAATTACGCCAACTGTTGATTGATAAATGGGGACAACCTTATGATGTCCAGTTTCGCCGCACCCAAGGCAAAATATTTCTACAAATCATGTGGAAATACTTTGGACAAGTTTCTTTCCCTATGAGCGAAACAGATTATCAAGATCATCTGGATAGCATTGCCAATTATCTTAATGCTTTAGGCGGAATACAACAAGTACAAACTTTTATTCTAGAAACTAAAGAGCGTCCTCGTCTTGGTAAAGCAGTTAGCATACCTCTCGACTTAGGTGAACGGGCTTCGGAATGGATTGTTTAA
- the petC gene encoding cytochrome b6-f complex iron-sulfur subunit produces MAQFSEITDVPDMGRRQFMNLLTFGTVTGVALGVLYPVVNYLIPPSSGSAGGGTVAKNELGNDVSVSQFLDSHNVGGRSLVQGLKGDPTYIVVESKEAIADYGINAICTHLGCVVPWNVAENKFKCPCHGSQYDATGKVIRGPAPKSLPLAHAKVEDDKILLTPWTETDFRTGDAAWWA; encoded by the coding sequence ATGGCTCAATTTTCAGAAATCACAGACGTTCCCGATATGGGTCGTCGTCAGTTTATGAACCTGCTCACTTTTGGGACTGTTACCGGAGTGGCATTGGGTGTATTGTACCCTGTTGTTAACTACCTTATACCACCTTCTAGCGGTAGTGCTGGTGGCGGTACAGTAGCCAAGAATGAATTGGGTAATGATGTTAGTGTTAGTCAATTTCTAGACAGCCATAATGTGGGCGGTCGCAGTTTGGTACAAGGACTCAAAGGAGATCCTACCTATATTGTAGTGGAAAGTAAAGAAGCGATCGCTGACTACGGGATTAATGCTATTTGTACCCACTTAGGTTGTGTTGTACCTTGGAACGTGGCTGAGAATAAGTTTAAATGCCCTTGTCATGGTTCACAATATGACGCTACTGGTAAAGTAATTCGTGGTCCTGCACCAAAATCCTTACCACTAGCCCATGCCAAAGTAGAAGACGACAAAATTCTGCTCACACCTTGGACAGAAACCGATTTCCGCACCGGCGATGCCGCTTGGTGGGCTTAA
- the petA gene encoding cytochrome f: MRNALTPAKLTRTAKAMVKTLLIAIATVTFFFTSDIAVPQTAAAYPFWAQQTAPATPREATGRIVCANCHLAAKPTEIEIPQSVLPDTVFKAVVKIPYDTTVQQVGADGSKVGLNVGAVLMLPEGFKIAPEDRIPEEMKEEVGDMTFTPYNDSTDNVVIVGPLPGEEYQEIVFPILSPNPATDKKIHFGKYSVHVGGNRGRGQVYPTGEKSNNNLFNASAAGTISKIAQTEDEDGNVKNLISITTATGDVFTDTVPVGPELIVTEGQAVAIGDALTNNPNVGGFGQRDAEIVLQDSSRVTWLVAFICLVMMAQIMLVLKKKQVEKVQAAEMNF, from the coding sequence ATGAGAAATGCCCTTACACCTGCGAAATTAACTCGCACTGCTAAAGCAATGGTTAAGACATTGCTAATAGCGATCGCTACTGTTACCTTTTTCTTCACTAGCGATATAGCCGTCCCACAAACTGCCGCCGCCTATCCCTTTTGGGCGCAACAAACCGCTCCTGCAACCCCCCGCGAAGCCACAGGGCGAATTGTTTGCGCTAACTGTCACCTAGCTGCTAAACCCACAGAAATAGAAATTCCTCAATCTGTGCTTCCTGACACTGTATTTAAAGCCGTTGTCAAAATCCCTTACGATACCACCGTCCAACAAGTTGGCGCTGATGGTTCTAAGGTTGGCTTAAATGTCGGTGCTGTATTAATGTTGCCCGAAGGCTTCAAGATTGCCCCAGAAGATCGCATTCCTGAAGAAATGAAAGAAGAAGTGGGTGACATGACATTCACCCCTTACAACGACAGTACAGATAATGTTGTGATTGTTGGTCCATTACCCGGTGAAGAATATCAAGAAATCGTCTTCCCGATTCTTTCTCCTAACCCCGCCACAGACAAAAAAATCCACTTTGGCAAATACTCTGTTCATGTAGGCGGTAATCGCGGACGTGGGCAAGTTTACCCCACAGGTGAGAAGAGCAATAATAACCTATTCAACGCTTCTGCCGCCGGTACGATTAGCAAAATTGCTCAAACAGAAGATGAAGACGGTAACGTTAAAAATCTGATTAGCATCACAACCGCAACTGGTGATGTTTTTACCGATACAGTTCCCGTTGGACCTGAATTAATTGTGACTGAAGGACAAGCCGTTGCCATTGGTGATGCTTTAACCAACAACCCCAATGTTGGTGGTTTTGGTCAAAGAGATGCAGAAATTGTTTTGCAAGACTCTTCTAGAGTTACATGGTTAGTTGCTTTTATCTGTTTAGTGATGATGGCACAAATCATGCTAGTTCTCAAGAAGAAACAAGTAGAAAAAGTCCAAGCTGCGGAAATGAATTTCTAA
- a CDS encoding molybdopterin molybdotransferase MoeA — protein MLSVKDAETIIFNHVQPLNQEHDLEIVDLLTAFHRILATPVISSLDFPHWDNSAMDGFAVRYEDVQNSNAENPTILEIVEEIPAGYQPQNTIKKGQAARIFTGAIIPKGADTIVMQEKTKLQENQVFIFATPQPQEFIRHQGDFYQAGKELLPAGIPLNAAEIAILAAAQLSTISVFRRPRVAIFSSGDELVTPEQTLKPGQIVDSNQYALAALVKESGAEVLMLGIVKDNPTALTETINYAINNSDIVLSSGGVSVGDYDYIANILAYLGAEIHFRAVQMRPGKPLTFATFPNSLYFGLPGNPVSALVTFWRFVEPTIKKFSGINPGWEAKFLKVKSHSELKSNGKMETYIWGKLNLNDGIYEFQQTSGNLNSGNLINLSQTNALAILPVGKTLISPGEETLVLRIG, from the coding sequence ATGTTATCAGTCAAAGATGCAGAAACGATTATTTTCAATCATGTTCAACCTTTAAATCAAGAACATGATCTGGAGATTGTGGATTTATTAACAGCATTTCACCGAATTTTAGCAACTCCTGTAATTAGTTCTTTAGATTTTCCTCATTGGGATAATTCCGCAATGGATGGTTTTGCTGTACGTTATGAAGATGTACAAAATTCAAATGCTGAAAATCCCACAATTTTGGAAATTGTCGAAGAGATTCCCGCAGGATATCAACCTCAAAATACTATTAAAAAAGGACAAGCAGCAAGGATTTTCACTGGTGCAATCATACCAAAAGGTGCAGATACTATAGTTATGCAGGAAAAAACTAAATTGCAGGAAAACCAAGTTTTTATTTTTGCTACACCGCAACCCCAAGAATTTATTAGACACCAAGGAGACTTTTACCAAGCCGGAAAAGAACTTTTACCAGCAGGAATTCCCCTGAATGCAGCAGAAATTGCTATTTTAGCCGCAGCACAATTATCTACAATCAGTGTTTTCCGTCGTCCACGAGTGGCAATTTTTTCTAGTGGTGACGAATTGGTAACACCAGAACAAACCCTAAAACCTGGACAAATAGTAGATTCTAACCAATATGCTTTAGCCGCTTTAGTAAAGGAATCAGGTGCAGAAGTGTTAATGTTAGGAATTGTTAAAGATAATCCAACTGCATTAACAGAGACTATCAATTATGCAATTAATAATAGTGATATAGTTCTTTCTTCTGGTGGAGTTTCCGTAGGTGATTATGATTATATTGCTAATATATTAGCATATTTGGGGGCAGAAATTCATTTTCGCGCTGTGCAAATGCGTCCAGGAAAACCCTTAACATTTGCTACATTTCCCAATTCTCTTTATTTTGGTTTACCAGGAAATCCCGTTTCTGCATTAGTAACATTTTGGAGATTTGTAGAACCGACAATTAAAAAATTTTCAGGAATTAATCCAGGTTGGGAAGCGAAATTTTTAAAAGTAAAATCCCATTCCGAATTAAAATCTAACGGAAAAATGGAAACTTATATTTGGGGTAAATTAAATTTAAATGATGGTATTTATGAATTTCAGCAAACAAGTGGTAATTTAAATTCTGGGAACTTAATTAACCTATCCCAAACTAATGCTTTAGCCATTTTACCAGTCGGAAAAACCCTAATTTCACCAGGAGAAGAAACCTTAGTTTTGCGAATAGGATAA
- a CDS encoding type II toxin-antitoxin system PemK/MazF family toxin: MKECDIVLTPIPQANGGIKNRPALILKEMPKYQDFLVCGIITQLKQYIANFDEIISPEDEDFQFSGLVSQSVIRLSFLTVIYRNSIIGSIGAISTERHQRLLENLSQYLVKLTK; this comes from the coding sequence ATGAAAGAATGTGATATTGTATTAACTCCTATTCCCCAAGCAAATGGAGGAATAAAAAATCGTCCTGCGCTGATTTTAAAAGAAATGCCAAAATATCAAGACTTTTTAGTTTGTGGTATTATTACCCAATTAAAACAATATATTGCTAATTTTGATGAAATAATTTCACCAGAAGATGAAGATTTTCAATTCAGTGGTTTAGTTAGTCAATCTGTTATTCGATTAAGTTTTTTAACCGTTATTTATCGTAACAGTATAATTGGTTCAATTGGGGCAATTTCAACGGAAAGACATCAAAGATTATTAGAAAATTTAAGCCAATATTTAGTTAAATTAACCAAGTAA
- a CDS encoding glycosyl hydrolase family 31: protein MISPQLAVVKNGKIELIDSLSIPEGTKVLITPIIVDNDTENQDDWEYFSLKNLNLCYGDDEPEYTLELIKEYNKNYERM from the coding sequence ATGATATCACCACAGTTAGCAGTTGTTAAAAATGGGAAAATAGAATTAATTGATTCCTTGTCTATTCCCGAAGGAACAAAAGTGTTAATTACACCTATTATTGTAGATAATGATACGGAAAATCAAGACGATTGGGAATATTTTTCTTTGAAAAATTTGAATCTATGTTATGGAGATGATGAACCAGAATATACCCTAGAATTAATTAAAGAATATAACAAGAATTATGAAAGAATGTGA